One part of the Arabidopsis thaliana chromosome 1 sequence genome encodes these proteins:
- a CDS encoding LRR and NB-ARC domains-containing disease resistance protein (LRR and NB-ARC domains-containing disease resistance protein; FUNCTIONS IN: ATP binding; INVOLVED IN: N-terminal protein myristoylation, apoptosis, defense response; LOCATED IN: endomembrane system; CONTAINS InterPro DOMAIN/s: NB-ARC (InterPro:IPR002182), Leucine-rich repeat (InterPro:IPR001611), Disease resistance protein (InterPro:IPR000767); BEST Arabidopsis thaliana protein match is: LRR and NB-ARC domains-containing disease resistance protein (TAIR:AT1G61310.1); Has 27714 Blast hits to 22073 proteins in 822 species: Archae - 18; Bacteria - 5358; Metazoa - 4578; Fungi - 354; Plants - 16806; Viruses - 2; Other Eukaryotes - 598 (source: NCBI BLink).) — translation MGCCFSVQFSFDDQTLVRIFNFLCGNINRNSFGVEERPTQPTIGQEEMLEKAWNRLMEDRVGIMGLHGMGGVGKTTLFKKIHNKFAKMSSRFDIVIWIVVSKGAKLSKLQEDIAEKLHLCDDLWKNKNESDKATDIHRVLKGKRFVLMLDDIWEKVDLEAIGVPYPSEVNKCKVAFTTRDQKVCGEMGDHKPMQVKCLEPEDAWELFKNKVGDNTLRSDPVIVELAREVAQKCRGLPLALSVIGETMASKTMVQEWEHAIDVLTRSAAEFSNMGNKILPILKYSYDSLGDEHIKSCFLYCALFPEDDEIYNEKLIDYWICEGFIGEDQVIKRARNKGYEMLGTLTLANLLTKVGTEHVVMHDVVREMALWIASDFGKQKENFVVRARVGLHERPEAKDWGAVRRMSLMDNHIEEITCESKCSELTTLFLQSNQLKNLSGEFIRYMQKLVVLDLSYNRDFNKLPEQISGLVSLQFLDLSNTSIKQLPVGLKKLKKLTFLNLAYTVRLCSISGISRLLSLRLLRLLGSKVHGDASVLKELQKLQNLQHLAITLSAELSLNQRLANLISILGIEGFLQKPFDLSFLASMENLSSLWVKNSYFSEIKCRESETASSYLRINPKIPCFTNLSRLGLSKCHSIKDLTWILFAPNLVYLYIEDSREVGEIINKEKATNLTSITPFLKLERLILYNLPKLESIYWSPLHFPRLLIIHVLDCPKLRKLPLNATSVPLVEEFQIRMYPPGLGNELEWEDEDTKNRFVLSIKK, via the exons ATGGGGTGTTGTTTTTCTGTCcagttttcttttgatgatcaAACCCTGGTAcgtatctttaatttcttatgtGGGAACATCAACAGAAACTCTTTTGGAGTGGAGGAGAGGCCTACTCAGCCTACTATTGGTCAAGAAGAAATGCTCGAAAAGGCATGGAATCGCCTTATGGAAGATAGAGTCGGAATCATGGGTCTTCACGGTATGGGTGGTGTTGGAAAAACCACccttttcaagaaaatccACAATAAGTTCGCTAAAATGTCTAGTAGGTTTGACATTGTGATCTGGATCGTGGTGTCTAAAGGCGCAAAGCTTTCAAAGCTTCAAGAAGATATTGCAGAGAAACTACACCTTTGTGACGACCTGTGGAAGAACAAGAATGAAAGTGATAAGGCCACCGATATACACAGAGTCTTAAAGGGCaagagatttgttttgatgttggATGATATATGGGAGAAAGTGGATTTAGAGGCCATTGGTGTTCCCTATCCGAGTGAAGTAAATAAATGCAAAGTAGCATTCACCACCCGAGATCAAAAAGTTTGTGGGGAGATGGGGGATCATAAGCCGATGCAAGTCAAATGTTTGGAACCAGAGGATGCATGGGAGTTGTTCAAAAACAAGGTCGGAGACAACACATTACGTAGTGATCCCGTCATTGTGGAGTTGGCAAGAGAGGTCGCTCAAAAATGTCGTGGTCTGCCATTGGCGCTCAGTGTCATTGGTGAGACAATGGCATCTAAAACTATGGTACAAGAATGGGAGCATGCAATCGATGTTTTGACTAGATCCGCTGCAGAGTTTTCTAATATGGGAAACAAAATTCTTCCGATTCTCAAGTACAGCTACGATAGCTTGGGGGATGAACATATCAAGTCGTGTTTCCTATATTGTGCTTTGTTTCCCGAAGATGATGAGATATATAACGAAAAGTTGATAGACTACTGGATATGCGAAGGATTCATCGGAGAAGACCAAGTTATAAAAAGAGCGAGGAATAAGGGTTATGAGATGCTCGGTACCCTTACCCTTGCGAACTTGCTAACAAAGGTTGGTACAGAACATGTTGTGATGCATGACGTGGTTCGTGAAATGGCTTTATGGATTGCATCCGATTTTGGGAAACAGAAAGAGAATTTTGTTGTGCGAGCAAGAGTCGGGTTACATGAAAGACCAGAAGCCAAGGATTGGGGAGCTGTGAGAAGGATGTCATTAATGGATAATCATATTGAAGAGATAACATGCGAGTCCAAGTGTTCTGAACTTACAACTTTGTTCCTTCAAAGTAATCAATTGAAGAATCTATCAGGTGAATTCATTCGGTATATGCAAAAGCTAGTTGTTTTAGATCTTTCATATAATCGTGACTTCAATAAACTTCCAGAGCAGATATCGGGGCTGGTCTCGTTGCAGTTTCTTGACTTGTCGAATACAAGTATAAAGCAACTGCCTGTTGGTcttaaaaagttgaaaaagctAACTTTTCTGAATTTGGCTTATACTGTGCGACTTTGTAGTATCAGTGGGATATCAAGGTTGTTGAGTTTAAGATTGTTGAGACTGCTAGGGTCTAAAGTTCATGGAGATGCTAGCGTATTGAAGGAGCTGCAGAAATTGCAGAATCTACAACATCTAGCCATAACTCTATCCGCGGAGTTAAGTTTGAATCAAAGGTTGGCGAACTTAATCTCTATTCTTGGTATTGAGGGGTTTCTTCAAAAGCCATTCGATTTATCATTCCTGGCGAGTATGGAGAATCTTAGTTCCCTATGGGTGAAAAATAGTTATTTCTCGGAGATAAAGTGCAGAGAAAGCGAGACGGCCTCGTCTTATTTACGCATCAATCCGAAAATTCCATGCTTTACCAACCTCTCACGACTGGGGTTAAGTAAGTGCCATAGCATAAAGGATCTGACTTGGATATTGTTTGCTCCAAATCTTGTCTACCTATACATTGAAGATTCAAGAGAAGTGGgagaaataataaacaaagagaaagcaacCAATCTTACAAGTATTACACCATTTCTGAAACTAGAAAGGttgattttgtataatttgCCGAAGCTGGAGAGTATCTACTGGAGTCCTCTCCACTTTCCACGTTTGTTAATTATACATGTTCTAGACTGTCCAAAGCTGAGAAAGCTTCCATTAAATGCTACAAGTGTCCCACTAGTTGAAGAATTTCAAATACGTATGTATCCTCCAGGACTGGGAAATGAGCTTGAATGGGAGGACGAAGATACCAAAAATCGATTCGTGCTTTCAATCAAGAAG tag
- the SYP124 gene encoding syntaxin of plants 124 (syntaxin of plants 124 (SYP124); CONTAINS InterPro DOMAIN/s: Target SNARE coiled-coil domain (InterPro:IPR000727), t-SNARE (InterPro:IPR010989), Syntaxin/epimorphin, conserved site (InterPro:IPR006012), Syntaxin, N-terminal (InterPro:IPR006011); BEST Arabidopsis thaliana protein match is: syntaxin of plants 125 (TAIR:AT1G11250.1); Has 2975 Blast hits to 2948 proteins in 317 species: Archae - 21; Bacteria - 77; Metazoa - 1321; Fungi - 552; Plants - 504; Viruses - 0; Other Eukaryotes - 500 (source: NCBI BLink).) yields the protein MNDLFSSSFKKYTDLKQQAQMDDIESGKETMNLDKFFEDVENVKDNMKGVETLYKSLQDSNEECKTVHNAKKVKELRAKMDGDVAQVLKRVKMIKQKLEALEKANANSRNVSGCGPGSSTDRTRTSVVSGLGKKLKDLMDSFQGLRARMNAEYKETVERRYFTITGEQADEQTIENLISSGESENFLQKAIQEQGRGQILDTISEIQERHDAVKEIEKNLIELHQVFLDMAALVESQGQQLNDIESHVSKASSFVRRGTDQLQDAREYQKSSRKWTCYAILLFIVVFALLLIPALPHIMLMLK from the exons atgaatgatttATTCTCTAGTTCGTTCAAGAAGTACACGGACCTGAAGCAACAGGCCCAAATGGATGATATTGAGTCAGGTAAAGAGACGATGAACCTCGATAAGTTCTTTGAGGATGTCGAAAATGTCAAAGATAACATGAAAGGCGTAGAGACTCTTTACAAGAGTCTTCAGGATTCTAACGAAGAGTGCAAAACTGTACACAATGCCAAGAAGGTGAAGGAACTCCGAGCAAAGATGGATGGAGATGTCGCTCAGGTCCTCAAGAGAGTCAAGATGATCAAACAAAAGCTTGAGGCGCTTGAAAAAGCAAATGCTAATAGCCGTAATGTCTCTGGTTGTGGCCCTGGCTCTTCCACCGATAGGACCAGGACGTCTGTTGTTAGTGGACTCGGGAAAAAGCTTAAGGACTTGATGGATAGTTTTCAAGGTCTGCGTGCGCGGATGAACGCTGAGTATAAAGAAACCGTAGAGCGCAG ATATTTCACGATAACCGGAGAACAGGCAGACGAACAGACGATTGAGAACTTGATTTCGAGTGGTGAAAGCGAGAATTTTCTTCAGAAAGCAATACAAGAACAAGGGAGAGGCCAAATATTAGACACTATATCAGAGATTCAAGAGAGACACGACGCGGtcaaagagatagagaagaatcTTATAGAGCTTCACCAAGTGTTCTTAGACATGGCGGCTCTGGTGGAATCACAAGGTCAGCAACTAAATGACATAGAAAGCCACGTCTCGAAGGCGAGCTCGTTCGTGAGAAGAGGGACAGACCAGCTTCAAGATGCAAGAGAATACCAAAAGAGCTCGAGGAAATGGACTTGTTATGCCATTCTTCTCTTCATAGTCGTTTTCGCTTTGCTTCTCATACCAGCCTTACCTCATATCATGCTCATGTTGAAGTGA
- a CDS encoding LRR and NB-ARC domains-containing disease resistance protein (LRR and NB-ARC domains-containing disease resistance protein; FUNCTIONS IN: ATP binding; INVOLVED IN: N-terminal protein myristoylation, apoptosis, defense response; CONTAINS InterPro DOMAIN/s: NB-ARC (InterPro:IPR002182), Disease resistance protein (InterPro:IPR000767); BEST Arabidopsis thaliana protein match is: LRR and NB-ARC domains-containing disease resistance protein (TAIR:AT1G61180.1); Has 30201 Blast hits to 17322 proteins in 780 species: Archae - 12; Bacteria - 1396; Metazoa - 17338; Fungi - 3422; Plants - 5037; Viruses - 0; Other Eukaryotes - 2996 (source: NCBI BLink).) translates to MGSCFSFQIAVGDQTMNRIFDCLIGKSYIRTLEQNLRALQREMEDLRATQHEVQNKVAREESRHQQRLEAVQVWLDRVNSIDIECKDLLSVSPVELQKLCLCGLCTKYVCSSYKYGKKVFLLLEEVKILKSEGNFDEVSQPPPRSEVEERPTQPTIGQEEMLEKAWNRLMEDGVGIMGLHGMGGVGKTTLFKKIHNKFAEIGGTFDIVIWIVVSQGAKLSKLQEDIAEKLHLCDDLWKNKNESDKATDIHRVLKGKRFVLMLDDIWEKVDLEAIGIPYPSEVNKCKVAFTTRSREVCGEMGDHKPMQVNCLEPEDAWELFKNKVGDNTLSSDPVIVGLAREVAQKCRGLPLALNVIGETMASKTMVQEWEYAIDVLTRSAAEFSGMENKILPILKYSYDSLGDEHIKSCFLYCALFPEDGQIYTETLIDKLICEGFIGEDQVIKRARNKGYAMLGTLTRANLLTKVGTELANLLTKVSIYHCVMHDVVREMALWIASDFGKQKENFVVQASAGLHEIPEVKDWGAVRRMSLMRNEIEEITCESKCSELTTLFLQSNQLKNLSGEFIRYMQKLVVLDLSDNRDFNELPEQISGLVSLQYLDLSFTRIEQLPVGLKELKKLTFLDLAYTARLCSISGISRLLSLRVLSLLGSKVHGDASVLKELQQLENLQDLAITLSAELISLDQRLAKVISILGIEGFLQKPFDLSFLASMENLSSLWVKNSYFSEIKCRESETDSSYLHINPKIPCFTNLSRLDIVKCHSMKDLTWILFAPNLVVLFIEDSREVGEIINKEKATNLTSITPFLKLERLILCYLPKLESIYWSPLPFPLLLNIDVEECPKLRKLPLNATSAPKVEEFRILMYPPELEWEDEDTKNRFLPEMVSTSTSSKDPLLRNGIPRCLKSESTLLLLILLYLSSCRAFGLYN, encoded by the coding sequence ATGGGgagttgtttttcttttcaaattgcTGTTGGTGATCAAACGATGAATCGTATCTTTGATTGCTTAATTGGTAAAAGTTATATTCGAACCCTCGAGCAGAATCTCAGAGCTCTGCAGAGGGAAATGGAAGATCTGAGAGCAACTCAACATGAGGTACAGAACAAGGTAGCGAGAGAGGAGTCACGCCATCAACAAAGGCTTGAAGCTGTCCAGGTATGGCTTGACCGTGTCAATAGCATTGATATAGAGTGCAAAGATCTGCTAAGTGTTAGTCCCGTTGAGCTTCAAAAGTTGTGTCTCTGCGGTTTGTGTACAAAATATGTATGTTCAAGCTACAAATATGGGAAAAAGGTATTCTTGTTACTGGAAGAGGTTAAGATACTAAAATCGGAGGGAAATTTTGACGAAGTTTCTCAGCCACCTCCAAGATCTGAAGTTGAAGAGAGGCCTACTCAGCCTACGATAGGTCAAGAAGAAATGCTCGAAAAGGCATGGAACCGCCTTATGGAAGATGGAGTCGGAATCATGGGTCTGCACGGTATGGGTGGTGTAGGCAAAACAACccttttcaagaaaatccACAACAAGTTCGCTGAAATAGGTGGTACGTTTGACATTGTGATCTGGATCGTGGTGTCTCAAGGCGCAAAGCTTTCAAAGCTTCAAGAAGATATTGCAGAGAAACTGCACCTTTGTGACGACCTGTGGAAGAACAAGAATGAAAGTGATAAGGCCACTGATATACACAGAGTTTTAAAGGGaaagagatttgttttgatgcTAGATGATATATGGGAGAAAGTGGATTTAGAGGCCATTGGTATTCCCTATCCGAGTGAAGTAAATAAATGCAAAGTAGCATTCACGACACGTTCTCGGGAAGTTTGTGGGGAGATGGGGGATCATAAGCCGATGCAAGTCAACTGTTTGGAACCAGAGGATGCATGGGAGTTGTTCAAAAACAAGGTCGGAGACAACACATTAAGTAGTGATCCTGTTATTGTGGGGTTGGCAAGAGAGGTGGCTCAAAAATGTCGTGGTCTGCCATTGGCGCTCAACGTCATTGGTGAGACAATGGCATCTAAAACTATGGTACAAGAATGGGAGTATGCAATCGATGTTTTGACTAGATCCGCTGCAGAGTTTTCTGgcatggaaaacaaaattcttccGATTCTCAAGTACAGCTACGATAGCTTGGGGGATGAACATATCAAGTCGTGTTTCCTATATTGTGCTCTGTTTCCTGAAGATGGTCAGATATATACCGAAACCTTGATAGACAAATTGATATGCGAAGGATTCATCGGAGAAGACCAAGTTATAAAAAGAGCGAGGAATAAGGGTTATGCGATGCTCGGTACCCTTACCCGTGCAAACTTGCTAACAAAGGTTGGTACAGAACTTGCTAATTTACTAACAAAGGTTAGTATATATCATTGTGTGATGCATGACGTGGTTCGTGAAATGGCTTTATGGATTGCTTCCGATTTTGGGAAACAGAAAGAGAATTTTGTTGTGCAAGCAAGTGCCGGGTTACATGAAATACCAGAAGTCAAGGATTGGGGAGCTGTAAGAAGGATGTCATTAATGAGGAATGAAATTGAAGAGATAACATGCGAGTCCAAGTGTTCTGAACTTACAACTTTGTTCCTTCAAAGTAATCAATTGAAGAATCTATCAGGTGAATTCATTCGGTATATGCAAAAGCTAGTTGTTTTGGATCTTTCAGATAATCGTGACTTCAATGAACTTCCAGAGCAGATATCGGGGCTAGTCTCGTTGCAGTATCTTGACTTGTCGTTTACAAGAATAGAGCAACTGCCTGTTGGCCTCAAAGAGTTGAAAAAGCTAACTTTCCTAGATTTGGCTTATACTGCGCGACTTTGTAGTATCAGTGGGATATCAAGGTTGTTGAGTTTAAGAGTGTTGAGCCTGCTAGGGTCTAAAGTTCATGGAGATGCTAGCGTATTGAAGGAGCTGCAGCAATTGGAGAATCTACAAGATCTAGCCATAACTCTATCCGCCGAGTTAATTAGTTTGGATCAAAGGTTGGCGAAGGTAATCTCTATTCTTGGTATTGAGGGGTTTCTTCAAAAGCCATTCGATTTATCATTCCTGGCGAGTATGGAGAATCTTAGTTCCCTATGGGTGAAAAATAGTTATTTCTCGGAGATAAAGTGCAGAGAAAGCGAGACAGACTCGTCTTATTTACACATCAATCCGAAAATTCCATGCTTTACCAACCTCTCACGACTGGATATAGTGAAGTGCCATAGCATGAAGGATCTGACTTGGATATTGTTTGCTCCAAATCTTGTCGTGCTATTCATTGAAGATTCAAGAGAAGTGGgagaaataataaacaaagagaaagcaacCAATCTTACAAGTATTACACCATTTCTGAAACTAGAAAGGttgattttgtgttatttgcCGAAGCTGGAGAGTATCTACTGGAGTCCTCTCCCCTTTCCGCTTTTGTTGAACATAGATGTTGAAGAATGTCCAAAGCTGAGAAAGCTTCCATTAAATGCTACAAGTGCTCCAAAAGTTGAAGAGTTTCGAATACTTATGTATCCTCCAGAACTTGAATGGGAGGACGAAGATACCAAAAATCGATTCTTGCCTGAAATGGTTAGTACTAGTACGTCGTCTAAAGATCCATTACTCAGGAATGGGATTCCTCGCTGTCTAAAATCAGAATcaacgcttcttcttcttatattgCTTTATCTATCTTCTTGTAGAGCATTTGGATTGTATAATTGA
- a CDS encoding LRR and NB-ARC domains-containing disease resistance protein — MGCCFSVQFSFDDQTLVRIFNFLCGNINRNSFGVEERPTQPTIGQEEMLEKAWNRLMEDRVGIMGLHGMGGVGKTTLFKKIHNKFAKMSSRFDIVIWIVVSKGAKLSKLQEDIAEKLHLCDDLWKNKNESDKATDIHRVLKGKRFVLMLDDIWEKVDLEAIGVPYPSEVNKCKVAFTTRDQKVCGEMGDHKPMQVKCLEPEDAWELFKNKVGDNTLRSDPVIVELAREVAQKCRGLPLALSVIGETMASKTMVQEWEHAIDVLTRSAAEFSNMGNKILPILKYSYDSLGDEHIKSCFLYCALFPEDDEIYNEKLIDYWICEGFIGEDQVIKRARNKGYEMLGTLTLANLLTKVGTEHVVMHDVVREMALWIASDFGKQKENFVVRARVGLHERPEAKDWGAVRRMSLMDNHIEEITCESKCSELTTLFLQSNQLKNLSEQISGLVSLQFLDLSNTSIKQLPVGLKKLKKLTFLNLAYTVRLCSISGISRLLSLRLLRLLGSKVHGDASVLKELQKLQNLQHLAITLSAELSLNQRLANLISILGIEGFLQKPFDLSFLASMENLSSLWVKNSYFSEIKCRESETASSYLRINPKIPCFTNLSRLGLSKCHSIKDLTWILFAPNLVYLYIEDSREVGEIINKEKATNLTSITPFLKLERLILYNLPKLESIYWSPLHFPRLLIIHVLDCPKLRKLPLNATSVPLVEEFQIRMYPPGLGNELEWEDEDTKNRFVLSIKK, encoded by the exons ATGGGGTGTTGTTTTTCTGTCcagttttcttttgatgatcaAACCCTGGTAcgtatctttaatttcttatgtGGGAACATCAACAGAAACTCTTTTGGAGTGGAGGAGAGGCCTACTCAGCCTACTATTGGTCAAGAAGAAATGCTCGAAAAGGCATGGAATCGCCTTATGGAAGATAGAGTCGGAATCATGGGTCTTCACGGTATGGGTGGTGTTGGAAAAACCACccttttcaagaaaatccACAATAAGTTCGCTAAAATGTCTAGTAGGTTTGACATTGTGATCTGGATCGTGGTGTCTAAAGGCGCAAAGCTTTCAAAGCTTCAAGAAGATATTGCAGAGAAACTACACCTTTGTGACGACCTGTGGAAGAACAAGAATGAAAGTGATAAGGCCACCGATATACACAGAGTCTTAAAGGGCaagagatttgttttgatgttggATGATATATGGGAGAAAGTGGATTTAGAGGCCATTGGTGTTCCCTATCCGAGTGAAGTAAATAAATGCAAAGTAGCATTCACCACCCGAGATCAAAAAGTTTGTGGGGAGATGGGGGATCATAAGCCGATGCAAGTCAAATGTTTGGAACCAGAGGATGCATGGGAGTTGTTCAAAAACAAGGTCGGAGACAACACATTACGTAGTGATCCCGTCATTGTGGAGTTGGCAAGAGAGGTCGCTCAAAAATGTCGTGGTCTGCCATTGGCGCTCAGTGTCATTGGTGAGACAATGGCATCTAAAACTATGGTACAAGAATGGGAGCATGCAATCGATGTTTTGACTAGATCCGCTGCAGAGTTTTCTAATATGGGAAACAAAATTCTTCCGATTCTCAAGTACAGCTACGATAGCTTGGGGGATGAACATATCAAGTCGTGTTTCCTATATTGTGCTTTGTTTCCCGAAGATGATGAGATATATAACGAAAAGTTGATAGACTACTGGATATGCGAAGGATTCATCGGAGAAGACCAAGTTATAAAAAGAGCGAGGAATAAGGGTTATGAGATGCTCGGTACCCTTACCCTTGCGAACTTGCTAACAAAGGTTGGTACAGAACATGTTGTGATGCATGACGTGGTTCGTGAAATGGCTTTATGGATTGCATCCGATTTTGGGAAACAGAAAGAGAATTTTGTTGTGCGAGCAAGAGTCGGGTTACATGAAAGACCAGAAGCCAAGGATTGGGGAGCTGTGAGAAGGATGTCATTAATGGATAATCATATTGAAGAGATAACATGCGAGTCCAAGTGTTCTGAACTTACAACTTTGTTCCTTCAAAGTAATCAATTGAAGAATCTATCAG AGCAGATATCGGGGCTGGTCTCGTTGCAGTTTCTTGACTTGTCGAATACAAGTATAAAGCAACTGCCTGTTGGTcttaaaaagttgaaaaagctAACTTTTCTGAATTTGGCTTATACTGTGCGACTTTGTAGTATCAGTGGGATATCAAGGTTGTTGAGTTTAAGATTGTTGAGACTGCTAGGGTCTAAAGTTCATGGAGATGCTAGCGTATTGAAGGAGCTGCAGAAATTGCAGAATCTACAACATCTAGCCATAACTCTATCCGCGGAGTTAAGTTTGAATCAAAGGTTGGCGAACTTAATCTCTATTCTTGGTATTGAGGGGTTTCTTCAAAAGCCATTCGATTTATCATTCCTGGCGAGTATGGAGAATCTTAGTTCCCTATGGGTGAAAAATAGTTATTTCTCGGAGATAAAGTGCAGAGAAAGCGAGACGGCCTCGTCTTATTTACGCATCAATCCGAAAATTCCATGCTTTACCAACCTCTCACGACTGGGGTTAAGTAAGTGCCATAGCATAAAGGATCTGACTTGGATATTGTTTGCTCCAAATCTTGTCTACCTATACATTGAAGATTCAAGAGAAGTGGgagaaataataaacaaagagaaagcaacCAATCTTACAAGTATTACACCATTTCTGAAACTAGAAAGGttgattttgtataatttgCCGAAGCTGGAGAGTATCTACTGGAGTCCTCTCCACTTTCCACGTTTGTTAATTATACATGTTCTAGACTGTCCAAAGCTGAGAAAGCTTCCATTAAATGCTACAAGTGTCCCACTAGTTGAAGAATTTCAAATACGTATGTATCCTCCAGGACTGGGAAATGAGCTTGAATGGGAGGACGAAGATACCAAAAATCGATTCGTGCTTTCAATCAAGAAG tag